The Podospora pseudopauciseta strain CBS 411.78 chromosome 2 map unlocalized CBS411.78m_2, whole genome shotgun sequence genome has a window encoding:
- the SER33 gene encoding D-3-phosphoglycerate dehydrogenase 2 (BUSCO:EOG09262CO6; EggNog:ENOG503NU0Y; COG:E), translating to MTTPKPISQSSLARPAVSNSLSVSPTATFHSPPASSSFMASLALRAAAKQLKPFSTEDIKILLLENVNQTGRDILSGQGYQVEFHKASLPEDQLIEKIRDVHVIGIRSKTKLTAKVLQEAKNLLVIGCFCIGTNQVDLDYAAKQGIAVFNSPFANSRSVAELVIAEIISLARQLGDRSNELHRGTWNKVSAKCWEVRGKTLGIVGYGHIGSQLSVLAEAMGMNVIYYDVVSLMAIGTARQVPTLEALLGEADFVTLHVPETPETKNMLGAKQFEQMKNGSYLINASRGTVVDIPALIKAMRAGKVAGAALDVYPNEPAGNGDYFTTDLNPWAEELRGLNNIILTPHIGGSTEEAQRAIGIEVADALVRYINQGVTLGSVNLPEVNMRQLTLDESNHARIIYIHRNVPGVLRRVNEILGDHNVDKQISDSKGDIAYLMADVSDVRPEDIKEIRDSLDGLSSRILTRVLY from the exons ATgacaaccccaaaaccaatCTCCCAGTCTTCGTTGGCTAGACCTGCCGTGTCCAACAGCCTCAGTGTTTCCCCTACCGCTACTTTCCACTCACCACCCGCGTCGAGCAGCTTCATGGCCAGCCTTGCGTTGCGCGCTGCTGCTAAGCAGCTCAAGCCGTTCAGCACGGAGGACATCAAGATTCTGCTGTTGGAGAATGTGAACCAGACCGGGAGGGATATTCTGTCTGGTCAGGGGTACCAGGTTGAGTTTCACAAGGCTTCGTTGCCGGAGGATCAGTTGATTGAGAAGATTAG AGATGTCCACGTCATTGGCATCCGCTCAAAGACAAAGTTGACGGCCAAGGTGCTCCAGGAGGCCAAGAACCTTCTCGTCATCGGCTGCTTCTGCATCGGCACTAACCAGGTTGATCTGGATTATGCTGCCAAGCAGGGTATCGCTGTTTTCAACTCTCCCTTTGCCAACTCGCGCAGTGTGGCCGAGTTGGTGATTGCCGAGATTATCTCTCTTGCCCGCCAGCTGGGCGATCGCTCGAATGAGCTTCACCGGGGCACTTGGAACAAGGTCAGCGCCAAGTGCTGGGAGGTGCGTGGCAAGACGCTGGGTATTGTTGGGTATGGGCATATTGGCTCACAGCTGTCGGTGTTGGCGGAGGCGATGGGGATGAATGTCATTTACTATGACGTGGTCAGCTTGATGGCGATTGGTACCGCGAGGCAGGTGCCTACGCTGGAGGCGCTGCTTGGGGAGGCGGATTTTGTCACGCTGCATGTGCCCGAGACTCCGGAGACGAAGAACATGCTGGGGGCGAAGCAGTTTGAGCAGATGAAGAATGGGTCTTATCTTATCAATGCCAGCCGTGGGACGGTGGTTGATATCCCGGCGCTGATCAAGGCTATGAGGGCGGGCAAGGTTGCTGGTGCGGCGCTGGATGTCTATCCTAATGAGCCGGCTGGGAATGGGGATTACTTCACCACCGACCTGAACCCGTGGGCGGAGGAGCTCCGCGGTCTCAACAACATTATTTTGACTCCTCATATCGGTGGTAGCACGGAGGAGGCGCAGAGGGCGATTGGTATTGAGGTTGCGGATGCGCTCGTGAGGTACATCAACCAGGGTGTCACCCTTGGGAGCGTCAACCTGCCCGAGGTCAACATGCGCCAGCTTACCCTCGACGAGAGCAACCACGCGCGCATCATCTACATCCATCGCAACGTGCCCGGTGTGCTGCGCAGGGTGAACGAGATCTTGGGCGACCACAACGTCGACAAGCAGATTTCGGACTCCAAGGGCGACATTGCTTACCTCATGGCCGATGTTAGCGACGTCCGGCCGGAGGATATCAAGGAGATTCGGGACAGCTTGGACGGACTCAGCTCACGCATTCTTACCCGGGTTCTGTATTAG
- the NAP1 gene encoding histone chaperone (BUSCO:EOG09263ULA; COG:B; COG:D; EggNog:ENOG503NVG5), with protein sequence MAEPIKNKRPDPAVAPTPQNTPLNAAPISSHAQQPGVASINEEDLGSGVAAASIFAHDPRLMSLIQGRLGSLVGKSSGYIESLPVEVKRRVSGLKGIQKEHSKLEAEFQEEVLQLEKKFFAKFTPLYEQRAAIVNGKTEPTEDLVKAGEEDEDKAEGAAVENKGATDGGKVNGIPEFWLSAMKNQISLAEMITDRDEDALKSLIDIRMEYLDKPGFRLIFEFAENGFFTNKIITKTYYYQNESGYGGDFIYDHAEGDKIDWKAGQDLTVRIEQKKQRNKTTKQTRIVKKTVPTESFFNFFSPPKPPTDDDDEAADDIEERLELDYQLGEDIKEKLIPRAIDWFTGEALAFEELDEEDYADFDDDDEDDEDDDSEDHDDEDESEEDEEDGSKPKQEPSECKQS encoded by the exons ATGGCCGAACCGATTAAGAACAAGCGGCCCGACCCCGCCGTTGCCCC CACTCCTCAGAACACACCTTTGAACGCAGCTCCCATTTCATCGCACGCCCAGCAGCCCGGAGTTGCTAGCATCAATGAAG AGGATCTGGGTAGTGGTGTCGCTGCCGCTTCCATCTTTGCTCACGACCCCCGCCTCATGTCTCTGATCCAGGGCCGTCTCGGTTCCCTCGTTGGCAAGTCTTCCGGCTACATCGAGTCGCTCCCTGTCGAGGTCAAGCGCCGCGTCTCCGGTCTCAAGGGCATCCAGAAAGAGCACTCCAAGCTCGAGGCCGAGTTCCAGGAGGAGGTCCTTCAGCTCGAGAAGAAATTCTTCGCCAAGTTCACCCCTCTCTATGAGCAGCGTGCCGCCATCGTCAACGGCAAGACCGAGCCCACCGAGGACCTGGTCAaggccggcgaggaggatgaggacaaGGCGGAGGGCGCCGCTGTCGAGAACAAGGGCGCCACCGACGGCGGTAAGGTCAACGGTATTCCCGAGTTCTGGCTCTCTGCCATGAAGAACCAGATCTCCCTTGCCGAGATGATCACCGACCGCGATGAGGATGCTCTCAAGTCCCTGATCGATATCCGCATGGAGTACCTCGACAAGCCCGGTTTCCGTCTGATCTTCGAGTTCGCTGAGAACGGTTTTTTCACCAACaagatcatcaccaagacCTACTACTACCAGAACGAGAGCGGGTATGGCGGTGACTTCATTTATGACCATGCCGAGGGTGACAAGATCGACTGGAAGGCCGGTCAGGATCTCACCGTTCGCATCGAACAGAAGAAGCAACGTAACAAGA CCACGAAGCAGACTCGCATCGTTAAGAAGACTGTCCCAACCGAgtccttcttcaacttcttctcgccccccaagccccccaccgacgatgacgacgaggcgGCCGATGATATTGAGGAGCGTCTCGAGCTCGACTACCAGCTCGGTGAGGacatcaaggagaagcttATTCCCCGCGCCATCGACTGGTTCACCGGCGAGGCCCTCGCTTTCGAGGAgttggacgaggaggactATGCCGATttcgacgatgatgatgaggatgacgaggacgatgacagCGAGGAccacgatgatgaggacgagtccgaggaggacgag GAGGATGGCAGCAAGCCCAAGCAGGAGCCCTCGGAGTGCAAGCAAAGCTAA
- a CDS encoding uncharacterized protein (EggNog:ENOG503NVS7; COG:P), translated as MENDRDHDLPPAASNRNGFYSLQGNHSSVSVFEDVEMAHDELYSGPMAESLPTSVSAFHHRRSRADSTASFSFWQEEDELNDPLAIEERRIGDLDELPFDDELDEEQDSTDLERTAEENDYVLHRRASTQSRGDSVHSMLLRRDSGTSAGSGYGSNRHSQKAHIQNEDLYIAIAGFRTSKIGYALYLLICVFTLGVGWLIFYWSPKWRVKLVGRSALLRECEWVVVENSWNEMTAVDVVSKEYGRTLSTVFGSPSKFTSYLLDDDPDPILPELRYIDYRHIRFFFHPVRDKFLICNGWKDPLWTDVQDVRNGIDSDEQVSRRTVFGKNDINIEKKTIGQLLVKEVFHPFYVFQVASLVLWSLDEYYYYACAIFLISAISIIQTLIETRQTERRLRDISRFECDVRICRHGFWNTILSSELVPGDVYEVSDPRLTQFPADSILLSGDCIVNESMLTGESIPVTKTPATNDTLQKLDLNAPTPVAEVAKHTLFCGTKIIRARRPQNEDEQAVALAMVIKTGFNTTKGALVRSMLFPKPSGFKFYRDSFRYIGVMAIVAAVGFLASIVNFIHLGLAWHEIIIRALDLITIVVPPALPATLTIGTTFAVRRLKRQNIFCTSPQRVQVGGKLDIMCFDKTGTLTEEGLDILGVHLVSRDTNKFIDLIENPDDLAVGHDQPPAVGGKPDTRSTALYTMATCHALRKIDGEMLGEPLELKMFEFTKWSFEEGDLSGGRGDDEEQGTLKPSIARPPPDAKADGTGEASSIELGVLKSFEFVSHLRRASVIVKDFGKPSGDIYVKGSPECMREICKPETFPEDYDEVLGQYTRKGYRVIACASRHIKKLSWVKAQKMHRHDVESNLEFVGFIIFENKLKPTTAAVLKELGDSNIGTVMVTGDNILTAISVARESGMISETAHCFYARFATGHTKDPNAELQWESIDNPIYRLDPRTLLPLPAPPEGDASLPYDISNMRNYSIAVSGDVFRWVVDYAPAEVMQRMLVTGKVFARMSPDEKHELVDKLQSIDYSCGFCGDGANDCGALKAADVGISLSEAEASVAAPFTSRVFDITCVPKVIREGRAALVTSFACFKYMSLYSAIQFTTVSFLYASASNLGDFQFLYIDLALILPIAVFMGWSKPYPVLCKKKPIADLVSRKVLTPLMCHMVVCVGIQTVAFVGVRGMEGFIAPTTPKPGEKPDVENSEVTGLFLVSCWQYVLAGWVLNAGRPFREGVGKNWPFLVTMATALGLNGFMAVAPPEWIGFMRLTRTSWEYKVLFVFGLGAGVYLGLAWVGEHYVFQRLAGWVGRVKGWLRGGEKGGKRRKEYKVILEKMRF; from the exons ATGGAAAACGACCGAGATCACGATCTGCCGCCGGCGGCAAGCAACCGAAATGGCTTTTATAGTCTCCAAGGAAACCACAGCAGCGTCAGCGTTTTCGAGGATGTTGAGATGGCGCACGATGAG CTCTACTCGGGGCCGATGGCTGAATCGTTACCCACGAGTGTCTCTGCCTTTCATCACCGCCGCTCACGAGCCGATTCCACAGCAAGCTTCTCATTCTggcaggaagaagatgaactGAATGACCCCCTTGCGATAGAGGAGCGGCGCATCGGGGATCTGGACGAGCTCCCGTTCGACGACGAACTCGACGAGGAACAGGACTCTACCGACCTCGAACGAACCGCCGAGGAAAACGATTACGTCCTCCATCGGCGCGCATCCACGCAATCCCGAGGGGACTCTGTGCACAGTATGTTGCTACGTAGGGACAGTGGCACATCGGCAGGGAGTGGATATGGGTCGAATCGACACAGTCAAAAGGCGCATATTCAGAATGAGGACCTCTACATTGCGATCGCGGGGTTCAGAACCAGTAAAATCGGCTATGCTCTGTACCTTTTGATATGTGTATTCACGTTGGGGGTAGGGTGGCTAATCTTCTACTGGTCGCCAAAGTGGCGAGTCAAGCTGGTTGGGAGGTCCGCGCTCCTCAGGGAATGcgagtgggtggtggtggaaaacTCGTGGAACGAGATGACCGCGGTGGATGTGGTATCGAAGGAGTATGGGAGGACGCTTTCGACAGTTTTTGGGTCGCCTTCCAAGTTCACTTCGTACCTCCTGGATGACGATCCAGATCCAATTCTTCCGGAACTGAGGTACATAGACTATCGCCACAttcgcttcttcttccacccTGTGCGCGACAAGTTTCTCATCTGCAATGGCTGGAAGGATCCCCTCTGGACAGATGTCCAAGACGTTCGCAATGGTATCGACAGCGACGAGCAGGTCAGCCGTCGCACTGTCTTTGGGAAAAACGATATCAATATCGAAAAGAAGACTATTGGCCAGCTCCTCGTGAAGGAA GTCTTTCACCCGTTCTACGTGTTTCAAGTCGCCAGTCTTGTCCTATGGTCTCTGGACGAATACTACTACTACGCTTGCGccatcttcttgatctcggccATTTCTATCATACAGACTTTGATAGAAACACGGCAGACTGAGAGGAGACTTCGGGACATTTCTCGGTTTGAGTGTGATGTCAGAATCTGTCGACACGGCTTCT GGAACACAATCCTCTCAAGCGAACTAGTACCCGGTGACGTCTACGAAGTCAGCGACCCCAGGTTGACTCAGTTTCCTGCCGATAGCATCCTTCTAAGCGGTGACTGCATTGTCAACGAGAGCATGCTCACAGGAGAATCGATACCTGTAACCAAAACCCCAGCTACAAACGACACGCTTCAGAAGCTTGATTTGAATGCTCCAACACCAGTAGCCGAGGTGGCCAAACACACCCTGTTTTGCGGAACCAAGATCATCCGCGCTCGAAGGCCTCAGAATGAAGATGAACAAGCTGTTGCTCTTGCCATGGTTATCAAGACCGGCTTCAACACAACAAAGGGTGCCTTGGTTCGGTCAATGCTCTTCCCGAAGCCGTCTGGCTTCAAGTTCTACAGAGATTCCTTCCGGTACATTGGTGTGATGGCCATTGTGGCAGCTGTTGGTTTCTTGGCCAGTATCGTCAACTTCATTCACCTTGGCTTGGCGTGGCATGAAATCATCATTCGCGCCCTGGATCTGATCACGATTGTGGTTCCACCGGCGTTGCCGGCCACCTTGACTATTGGCACCACCTTTGCGGTGCGCCGGCTCAAGAGACAGAACATCTTTTGCACGAGCCCGCAGAGGGTCCAGGTTGGAGGAAAACTTGACATTATGTGCTTTGACAAGACTGGGACTTTGACAGAGGAGGGCCTTGACATCCTTGGTGTGCATCTCGTTTCTAGGGACACCAACAAGTTTATTGATTTGATTGAGAATCCTGATGATTTGGCGGTTGGTCATGACCAGCCCCCTGCTGTGGGGGGTAAGCCTGACACCAGGTCGACGGCGCTTTATACCATGGCCACTTGCCATGCGCTGAGGAAGATCGATGGCGAGATGCTCGGGGAGCCTCTTGAGCTAAAGATGTTTGAGTTTACAAAGTGGTCTTTCGAAGAGGGTGACCTgagtggtggaagaggggatgacgaggagcAAGGAACTCTGAAGCCTTCAATCGCTAGGCCGCCTCCGGACGCGAAAGCTGATGGCACTGGGGAGGCATCTTCTATCGAACTGGGTGTGCTCAAGTCGTTTGAGTTTGTGTCTCATCTTCGCCGGGCCAGTGTCATTGTCAAAGACTTTGGCAAGCCAAGCGGAGACATTTATGTCAAGGGTTCGCCTGAGTGTATGAGGGAGATTTGCAAGCCAGAGACATTCCCTGAGGACTATGACGAGGTCTTGGGGCAGTATACTCGCAAGGGGTACAGAGTCATCGCTTGTGCCTCGAGACATATCAAGAAGCTCAGCTGGGTCAAGGCTCAGAAGATGCACAGGCATGATGTCGAGTCGAACCTCGAGTTTGTCGGCTTCATCATTTTTGAGAACAAGCTCAAGCCTACCACGGCGGCGGTACTCAAGGAGCTTGGAGATTCTAATATCGGAACTGTCATGGTTACCGGCGACAACATCTTGACCGCCATCAGTGTGGCGAGGGAATCTGGCATGATCAGCGAGACGGCACATTGTTTCTACGCTCGGTTCGCAACAGGGCACACCAAAGACCCCAACGCCGAGTTACAGTGGGAGAGTATCGACAACCCCATCTACCGTCTCGATCCCCGAACCCTACTCCCACTACCGGCTCCTCCGGAAGGCGACGCCTCGCTACCATACGACATCTCTAACATGAGGAATTACTCCATCGCAGTCTCAGGCGATGTCTTCCGCTGGGTAGTCGACTACGCCCCAGCAGAAGTAATGCAGCGCATGCTCGTCACCGGCAAGGTCTTTGCGCGCATGTCGCCAGATGAGAAGCACGAGCTGGTCGATAAGCTTCAGAGCATCGACTACTCGTGCGGCTTCTGCGGCGACGGCGCCAACGACTGCGGCGCGCTCAAGGCAGCCGACGTTGGGATCTCCCTCTCGGAAGCGGAAGCCTCTGTCGCAGCCCCTTTCACCTCGCGCGTCTTTGACATCACGTGCGTCCCCAAAGTGATAAGGGAAGGCCGGGCCGCGTTGGTGACGTCGTTTGCCTGTTTCAAGTACATGAGTCTCTACTCGGCGATCCAGTTCACGACAGTCTCGTTCCTCTACGCGTCTGCTTCCAACCTGGGGGATTTTCAGTTTCTGTATATTGACCTGGCGTTGATCCTGCCGATAGCGGTGTTTATGGGGTGGTCGAAACCGTACCCGGTGCTgtgcaagaagaagccgatTGCGGATTTGGTGTCTAGGAAGGTGCTGACGCCGTTGATGTGCCACATGGTTGTTTGTGTCGGTATCCAAACGGTGGCGTTtgtgggggtgagggggatggaggggtttATTGCGCCGACGACGCCAAAACCGGGGGAGAAGCCGGATGTGGAGAATAGCGAGGTGACGGGATTGTTTCTGGTTAGTTGCTGGCAGTATGTGCTTgcggggtgggtgttgaatGCTGGGAGGCCGTttagggagggggtggggaagaaTT GGCCTTTTTTGGTCACGATGGCGACTGCGTTGGGGTTGAATGGGTTTATGGCTGTTGCGCCGCCGGAGTGGATTGGGTTTATGAGGTTGACGAGGACGAGTTGGGAGTACAaggttttgtttgtttttgggttgggggcgggggtgtaTTTGGGGTTGGCGTGGGTGGGAGAGCATTATGTTTTTCAGAGGTTGGCGGGGTGGGTTGGGCGGGTCAAGGGGTggctgagggggggggagaaggggggtaagaggaggaaggagtaCAAGGTTATTTTGGAGAAGATGAGATTTTGA
- a CDS encoding uncharacterized protein (EggNog:ENOG503P6VB), whose translation MFARFSRALPRSQLAGPPIRPLYRYTATGLGASMWFWIFYKAKEDGPVLLGWKHPWDH comes from the exons atGTTCGCCCGCTTCTCCCGAGCCCTCCCCCGCTCCCAACTCGCCGGCCCCCCCATCCGGCCCCTCTACCGCTATACCGCCACCGGCCTGGGAGCTTCCATGTGGTTCTGGATCTTTTACAAGGCGAAGGAGGACG gaCCTGTCCTTCTCGGCTGGAAGCACCCCTGGGATCACTAA